The sequence tcaagactgttggagaagcatttcaggtgacgagagaatgccaagagtgtacaaagcagtaatcagagcaaagcaactagaatataaaacatgttttcacttatttcacctttttttgttaagtacataactccacatgtgttcattcatagttttgatgccttcagtgagaatctaccaacgtaaatggtcatgaaaataaagaaaacccgttgaatgagaaggtgtgtccaaactttttgcctgtacggTAGTTATTACACCTTAATACAATGGGTACAAAAAGAGGGGGCAACCCCCCTAaaggaaatacaaaaatacGTAGGAAGCAATGAACCCACAATTCCACAGCAATTCCACTGTAGAGGTGATCTGTTGTATATGtgggagaggggggaaaaaatcttgTGACGTGGGGACCTGGAGAAAAAAAGCGAACCCCCTTTTTTAATGAGCAGGTCGCTCCATAGTTCCCTCAGATCAAAATAATTATTCTGTCTCAATTTGTCAATTTTTCATGACTTCAGTTCTTGCAATTTCACAATTTCAGTGTGTAGACTTTGGAAATCCACTCGACAGTCATACGGTGAGTTTGGACTGAGCCTGAACTGCTGAAATTTATGTAAGAAATGTCCTTTATTAAGCACAAGGTGCATTTAGACAAGGTGCATTTGCGCTGGACAGTACACATTGCTACATATTCTGACCCCAGGACCAGgattcccacaatgcagcagtgCAGTAGCAAGTGCAAGCAAAGACGGTCacaggtgcatcatgggagcATGCAGAGAGAGGGTGCAAACATGCCTGCATGTACCTCATCAATGAAAACCAACGCGATAAGACCCTCGCCTCAGATGCGGCTCTTACCTCCGACTTCTCCATTTTGTTTTGCGCATCGACGTGTGTAATGATCTCGTTCATGTTGGTCTCCAGCACCATGCCTCCCATAACCATTTCCGACAGGATGTGGTGTACCTGTAGGTCCAGaggtcatttttttgttgtttttttttaacaatttaccAATTTGTCATTTGCGCTTCACATCACACACAGTGAATAAACACTTTCCTCTCTATTCCCTGAGTCAAAGTCAGTGAGTCAAATCagacatgaatgaaataaaattcttGTTTGCTTATGAAGACTAATACAATATAACTGAACAAGGAATTCCAGCGATGGACTGAAAGTAAAAATTCTTTCTGGTTCAAtgcaatgtaataaaaaaaaaaagcactattCTCCTCAATTTATAAATGAAAGAGAGTGAAGTGAATCAAGGGAAAAGTGAAATGAATCAAGGAGTTCAGCATGCTGTACTGGGGTAAGGAAATAATTAATCTCTGCAGGAACGCTTCAGATTTTTTGCCCTGGAAGGATCATTTATTGCACCGGTGACCTTGAGAACAGGCTTCCACCAGCTCACCTGTTTTCTGGTCAAACAAAGACATGAAAGCCAGTGCAGGGCAGACACTAATCTGGATTTTACATGACGCGACCTCCAATACAGAGTGTGCTTTATAACACAAAAAGCAAATAGAGACTGTACCTTGTCGACGTGGAAGATTAGGTCGAGCTCACAGACGTTCTCGAAACATTTGTCCAATGTTTCCACAAAAACCTGTGGGAATAATTTACGGTTGAGCAAAGCGAGCGGACAACTACAGAAAGGACACGCAGGGGACACAGGAATGTCTAGTTGCACATAATCGGTCTTCTGTGACCTTTCGTTCAGCCTTGTCCTTTGGGGAACCTGGTTTCGTTGTCTTAAATCACGTCGTATCGATTTGAAATGGCACGACTGGATATGTTACATTTTACTACGAgaaaacagacaaatctaacacttacacacgcacatgcgtatacattgcacaaacaatacaaaaatgtataaatacattataatttttcttagtctagcacctaacactctccgagcatgctcttcactgacaagtctaagcattatcagggctcttagtttgtaaactcaatattctatagaaatcgaacgagaattgctggtgtcttcctcttgtaagtcgctttggataaaagcgtctgctaaataaagtaaagtaaagtaaaacagaaAGCTGCACGTTTAGATCTGGAATTGTAATGTTCACTCATATAAAGTATCATTTTGGTCCTTatgatgtatttaaatataaaagagTTTGACTATGCAGTGCCCCTGAAATGCAGGAatccaaaatatttattttatataaaaaatctgaAACGTGGCTGTACCTGAATCAAGTCTAAAATGCCCAGCTCACTCTCTGACGAGTCCACACAGAAGACGAAGTACAGGGTGGCGTAGTGTCGGTAGATAAGTTTGTTGTCTGAGCCACCAATGAGCCTGACAACAGAAACAAAGTCAAACGTTATTCAGACAttctttaattacatttacatttagaacatttaccagacgcccttatccagggcgccttacaatcagtagttacagggacagtccccccctggagacactcagggttaagtgtcttgctcagggacacgatggtagtaggtggggtttgaacctgggacgagtgtgatacccactaggctactgccaccctatgTGACATTTGTCACATTTGGCTTATACAGTTGGATGAAATGGCTGTTTATTTACTGCACACACGACGTTTGGTGTAAGTGgacatgtttaatatttaatatttactttGCGCCGGGTTATTAAAGCGGCTTCACTCCCTGGAACTCACGCCCAAGGCCACGGCGACGTTTACTCCCTTCAATCACATTAATAATGACACGACAGCAGCGGTCACGTGACGCGGCCGCATGCTGCGTCACAGTCAGCGcgctcggcggcggcggggcggggctgaAGCGCACGTGTGCCTCAGGCAGCGAATGAGCAGTTACACGGGGAATTAGGCCGTCACATGACGTAGACGCTGCAAGCTCATTAACCCTGACCAGGTGAATCATGAGCCAGACCAAGCTTCGCCGTCTACATGAGGGTCGAGAAGGTCGCGAGGGCGGGGTTTTACAAGTTAGGCTTTCTTGTGTGTTAAACCAGAAAAATTGCAACTTACATGCCCCCCTCCAGGAAGTTGCACACATTCTCATCTCGTTTCGACACCAGATGGAAGGTTTCTCGTATTATCTGCTGTTCCGTATCTTCACTCTGAAGAGgaaatgatgaaaacaacacacacGCCACTCATAAGTCGCTGCACACGTTTTCAATTTGCTCCAACATCAAGCAGCACTGCGATTTTTTACCCATAATTCCGTTATGGAAGTCGAATGGTCCTTATTGGAGGGCCGAGTAACATACAGGCCGTAATCCATCTCATTTTATGAGCCTGTCTGCTCAGTGACAAAACCtgatgcacacatacatacatacatacatacatacatatatttaaaaaaataaaaataaaaatacatttacatttacaggatttaccaggcacccttatcctgatttacaaccagtagttacagggacagtccccccctggagacactcagggttaagtgtcttgctctgggacatgatggtagtaagtggggtttgaccctgAGTCAacctaggcgagtgtgttacgcactcggctactaccacacattttaattaaagctatattaaatagattttaattaatattggccaatatgacacacacacacacacacacacacacacacacacatatatataaatataagctGTACAGATATAGGTATAAGGTTGATATTAAAATCAGGccaacatttgaaaaaaaaaaaaaaaaaaaaaacagcagccaaTGTGCTGCTAGTTGGCATCCTGTTTGTTCTTATGAATCCTTTTTAACAGATGAATTAACCCTCCTCTGCTACAAGGACACACtaccaaaaccaaaaatgtcTTGTGCTGAGCCACAGACTGACCACTATCACAAGTGGTCATCTTGTAAAATCCGTACGCAGAAGCGAACGATGCCTGAAGGACCCATTTTTAATCAGCGTGGCTGGTAGGCCTGCAGCCAGACACGTGTCGGTAACCATGTGACGAGCCTGCAGGTCGACTCCTCCTACTCCTCCAGATGTGACGGCCTGAGCAACGTGCAGCTGTCGGCAATACGATTTTATCTCAGAAACGTCTCAGCATCACAGGTGGACTTCCCATAACAACCCTTCATTCATTTCTTGTAGATATGAAGTCTGAACACTCCCTATTcaaaacctttacatttacagtatttatccagagcgacttacaagcagtagttacagggacagtccccccctggagacactcagggttaagtgtcttgctcagggacataatggtagtaagtggggtttgaacctgggtcttctggttcataggcgagtgttaccacCCCAGCAAAATGGATAAGACAACAAAATGGTGCGGCAATATAATG comes from Denticeps clupeoides chromosome 11, fDenClu1.1, whole genome shotgun sequence and encodes:
- the ap3s1 gene encoding AP-3 complex subunit sigma-1 isoform X1 produces the protein MIKAILIFNNHGKPRLSKFYEHYSEDTEQQIIRETFHLVSKRDENVCNFLEGGMLIGGSDNKLIYRHYATLYFVFCVDSSESELGILDLIQVFVETLDKCFENVCELDLIFHVDKVHHILSEMVMGGMVLETNMNEIITHVDAQNKMEKSEAGIAGAPARAVSAVKNMNLPEIPKNINIGDISIKVPNLPSFK
- the ap3s1 gene encoding AP-3 complex subunit sigma-1 isoform X2 produces the protein MIKAILIFNNHGKPRLSKFYEHYSEDTEQQIIRETFHLVSKRDENVCNFLEGGMLIGGSDNKLIYRHYATLYFVFCVDSSESELGILDLIQVFVETLDKCFENVCELDLIFHVDKVHHILSEMVMGGMVLETNMNEIITHVDAQNKMEKSEIFIFQSSRQDR